The genomic window CTGGCTCATCAGCGCACCTGTCCTTCACTAATCAACCCTGCAGTATAAGAACCTGAGGCTGAGGTCAAACAAtcctttttgcttaggaaggttcctaaatgagtgaaatgacccagaagtatctcagtggcagccatgataagagctggtccaATTCTCTAAATGTTGAGGAAAcgagcttcagtgcttcctatcttatctcctttagtagaggatacactggaccttcctttacaaaaggaagagagagaatacCGTCCCACAATTCCTTACTCATATAAATCTTCATTAAAACAGCAATAACCTTTTCTCACCCTTTGTTACTTCAACATTCATATTCCTCtaaaatcatatttcatttgGCTCATCTTAAACAACTTTCAGACACTTTTAGTATAATTTCCTTCTAATCTTAGATACAATTAGTATTACTTTAGATTCTAGCAATTCTCAATTTCTTCTCTAATTTTCAAGGCTTTATTATTGTTACAGTCTTTATTGCTCTATTGTGAAGAACACAATagtattttttatgtgtatttcCCCATTCCTCCACAAAGTAAGTGATGGATGGAAACATAAGTGAACAATGTAAACTGTATCATGAAGCATGacatgttttatacagtgttgTTGAATTTAACAACTTAACAACCACTCTCTGCATTGAGTGCTATTACTctttatattttaatacattttactcattttatattttcactgaTGTAATTTTCAGCACAGGGCTTTTACTGTACTTTTTCTtaagtaaagtggctgaaaacCTCCTCCACATCTGTTTAAAGCTCAATGAGACTAaaatacatagagacagaaaaatagattgaattaaataaatacatatattcaTAGATAAACTGCTGTAAAGATGGACATTCTATTAGAACACAGAACTGTTAGATCACAGAGAGTTCTATTAGAACACAGAACTGTTAGCTCACAGAGGGTTCTATtagaacacagacagaaacactgtacTTCTCTAACCTAAGagttcagttttattctccACGGTGAAGTGACTTAGTATTTTTACTAAACTACAAACAttacaagagaaaaacacacgGACAAGACTTGTATGAAAACgccaaaaggaaaagaggaagagacaaagaagagacaAAGCAAGGACACCCTGCTCATCTGAAGATGTCTGAAGGGAGACAGGTAAGAAGATTATCCTCCTTTTTGTATGCATTTATACTTTCTCCCAGCCTTCCTTACTGCATACTCCAAACtagaaatgttcattttgtctGGAGGAACAATGTCACACTTGTTGACCGGTGTGAAACtctgctaacatttactaacagGCTTCGATCAGCAGCACCCactctttttgtttgtcattgaaatgataaataagaatccagaaagctgaaaaatcaaGTATGAGTGGTAATGTCCTGTTGTAATCTGTGATGTTGAGTGCATTGTGATTTCATTAACACTAGACTGCACAAAAAGTGCCAGCTGACAAGGACAACAGTTTTAAGTTTAGCTAAATGAAGTATAACGTGCAGCAAACCCAAAATGTAATGTCCTATGTGAGTTGTGACTTAAATTCAGATTTCAGAAGTACAGAAGTATCAGCAGTAAGTTAGTTAGTTTAGAACTTAATTTgaacagtttaaaaacatttttaaaaatgtgtgtttcctCACTAGGACACCACTCCGAGCAACATGGACAAAGCTACAGAGAAGATCGCTGATGCCCTTGTTTCAGACATCATTGAACAGGTTGCTGCGAATCTTGGTGAGCTGTTGCAAAATGTCCGCCGCTGGGATTCAGAGGAGCATGCCACGTCTGAGGTTAACAAAGATGGATCCTCAGCTGCTTCTCTCAACCAACAGAAGGTCCAGCAACACCTGGAGAAGTTTTTCTCTATGCGGCAGGTGTTTGCTGAGCATCGTGGGAGCAGTCTAGAAGAGGTCCCAGAAGAGGTCACTTCTCCAGCTATGTCTGAGGTGATAGTTACACCTGATTACGAGGAGAGCACCAAATCAGCCAGCAAGGCAAAGAAACCAGTTGCCATGCCGTTCATGAACAAGCTGAAGTTGGTGTGGAAGAGCCACTTTGGCAGAAAGCATAGCAAGAAGGTCAAAAGGACTTCTGATAGACACCTGAGTTCCAGTCCTGAGGAGAAGTCTATGGATGAAGAGGATGCCATAGAGAGTGACGGAGAACAAGAAGCCTCCATCAGCTTGTTTCTGTCACCCAAACAGGTGGATGAAGTTCCTCAGCCAAAGAGCGAACTTCTGGCTGAAACTCAAACCGATTTCCAGGAGAAGATGAGACATGATCAGGTTCCGAGGGCTGCTGCCGACGCTGAGGGGGGCGTGTCTACCCCTGACCTGGTGGACAGCTACTCTCAGGCCTTTGAAAAAGCCTCCAGTCAGACTTTCCTGGTGCAGACAATCCAAGCCTTGCCCATCAAAGACCGGGAAGATATCGACACAACCAAGGCTGATGGACAGACCATAAAAACCCCTCTAGAGccagagaaagagggacaggagaaagagagcaaggaAATCAGGATCCCAGAGACAGGATCATCCTCCAGACTCTCCAGCAGGTCAGAGGAGAGTAAGAAGGCAGCTTCCTCTGCTTCCCCTCCCTGCATCCCCCCAGCCATCTACGAAGCAGCAAACATGATTGTCAGCCAAGTCATTGAGCAGGCTATCAGGACACTCGAGTCTGAGGCCAAAGCCAAGAGACCAGTCAGCACGACCATCTTCAAAACACTGAAGACTGCATGGAACAAACGCTTTGGCAAAAGGCAGAGGAATAAGGTCACACCAGCTTCACAGGATGAGGCTCATGATGAGTCTTTCGGTCTAGAAGAACTGTTTGCTGAGTCTCTTGAGGTGAGACCTGCAGAGGCTGAGGACAACGGGGTCATGGAAATACCATCAGGACCTTCAGAAGAGGATGGACGTACTTTGGTTTCCCAGGGAggaaatgaagcagcagcagaccagACAGTCGTCATGAATTCCTCCACCATGTCTCTCGATAATAATGAGATTTTTCCAGGGTCTCACTGAAGAGTaggtcatttattttctcaccGAAACTCTAGTGGACACTTGAATACATTTATAACATATGAGTGCATTATTTCTATGtttcatcttttgtttctgttctctcttttttaggCAATGGAGGGAAGTCAGCGAGGGCGTTTACAATCAAGATGTGAAGGAGAAGCTGATTGACATGTGCGTGGATGTGCTGAAGTTCACTTCAGACTCGGTCATTAGAAATGTCTTGCAGTCAATTGGTCAGTCATCCACCTCATCCAACACCTTCACCCTGAAGACCTCCTATGACATCCAGAGAAGTGTGGAGAGCTCCTTCAGCCAGGCTGTCTGTGATATCGTCGGGACAGACATCCCCTGTTAGGATTTCACCTGAATTCACAGAGGCCATAGCGACTGCAGTACTTGAAGTGGTCACCCCGGTCCTCTCCGTGGCCGTACAAACCTCAGTGGATGAACGATCCTTGATCCCCACTGCTCCTGCCAGCCTCCAGGTGTCAAAGGACAGAGTAGCCAAGAAGACTCTGGCAGGAGCTATTTCCACCATGAAATCCCTCCTTACAGGACGAGGCAGCTGCGATCAAAAGGAGGGTTATGTCCCAACAAGGGTTGGAGCCCAACGATAGCAAGGAGATGCCAACcagaggacagaaagacaagaaagatGAGTCTGTATGGAGGAAGTATTTCAGGCAGAGAAAGATCCAGCCACAGGAGGATTCAAATGAGTCGAATGGCGCTCAAAAGAGCAAACAGGAGTCCCGCTCTCCTCTGGCAACATCATCCATCACAGAGGACCCACCCCTGGCTGAAACCACGACTGGTGAGAtccaagaggaagaggagaccaAGAGAAACGGCTTCTGTGGCTTCTTCTGCAACATCTTCTCAAAGGTAATGAAACCTCCTCAGGGCCAAACAACAAGTCTAGTTGTTTTTGACTTAAAGACATCTGCTCACTGTTGTAATTTTGTTGAACTGTAgccttttacttttcttttgtactgatgtgttgtttttcttctagaaaaagaatgaaaacaagaaaaaggagcagaagaagaagaaacttcCTCTTTGGATGCGGCTGTTCTGCAGTCCATGCACCTGTCCACGCTGCCGCTCCTCCCCTTAAGCTGCAgccacctctctcctccaccccccTTTCTTTTCTCAAACCCCTCTCTTCATACCTTcctacacccccccccctctctctcactcaacCTTTCTCAACCCCCCAACCTTAACccactccttctctctttccctctcaacccaaccggtcgaggcagatggccgtcCACCAAGAGCCCgggttctgctcgaggtttcttcctgtaaaagggagtttttcctcgCCACTGTTGCCACAAGTGCTTGCTCTTGGGGGAATGTCTTTTTCTGGCCCCACTCAAAAACTTTTTCATTTGGCTTTAATAAAATTCATTTCAATTAAATATTCTGAAGATTAGTCACTAtatctctgactctctgactgtATAACTGTTTGAATATTGATGGTACTACTGGTTTGTTGGACACCTGCATAACAACAGTGAAGTGGaacatgattttctttttctgagaaATCAGACAAACTTCCTAAAATCTTACAGTCCTGTACCTTAGAAGCTGCAGTGTTATGTTTCACCTAGAGAGGAGATAATATTGGTTGAATGACAGATGCAGCACTTCAGTGATGGGACTGGACATGAAACTcagtacaaaaaataaacaactgtgtTAGAAAATACCCAAGACTCAGACTTTCAAACTCTGTTTTGTGCTGCACTGAGGGTGAGATCAAAAGCTACACTTTGTAGAGACTTGAATAAAATTTCACAAGTTTAAATCAGTTCACTTTCAGATTAGAAGCATGAAAaatttctatctatctatcatccGTCATTCATGGGACCTGAACACAACAGCTGCCTCCAATGTCCTAACAGATAGAAGTAACCCTACATGAATGACAAAAGACAcataaatttaaatgaaaactaaaatgaataaacaactacattaaaatgaataaatcatgtgaacaaaatatacttaaaaataaagaaaagagaaaataagttTTAATAGTTAACTGGTCTAACAGTTAGACCAGCATTTTTCTCCCCAGAAATTATTTCAGTATAATGTTTGACTTCTGTCAACATGAGCCTTGCAGAGAAGGACATCAGGTCCACACACTGGACATAAATTCAGCTCTACAGTGCTTGAAATGCTGCTCTGGCATGAATGCATCAATAATAAGAAGAAACTGaaatttatttaaatctgtaaaTGAACACTTTGggatacaataaaataaacaacaagaCAGTGGAAATtgaaacaaacaatacaaaagaGGAGTAAAAAACCAAAATGCAACAGTCAAGCAGAAAGATGTGTTGTGGCTCCACCAGTGCCTCCAGGTTTTCCTTATATTTTCCTTGTTCTCCCTCCTTGGCTGTGGTCAAATAGTtctttttgcttaggaaggttcctaaatgagtgaaatgacccagaagtatctcagtggcagccatgataagagctggtccaattctctaaatgttgaggaaaggagcttcagtgcttcctatcttatctcctttagtATCGGATACACTGGTCctttacaaaaggaaaaaaaaaaaaaaaaaacatctggacTAAGTGCAGTTGTATTCTCTACACACTGTGGTTCTCCTTTCAGTCTTTCCTTGACCTAATGAagttttccatcgaggtcaaggaaaagtAGTTAGGAAagaacattttttgactatttgacCACAGCCATGGATTGACTGAGATGTTCTTAAAGTGATGGTAGGCTGACTTTGTAATTGTCTTGATGTGGGTGTTAGATATTAGGTCTGAGTCCATGACTATACCAAGATTTCTAGCttgctttgttatttttacCTTTAACAGTTGAAGCTGAGCACTGACTTTTAATTGTTACTCGTTCAGCTCCATAAACATTTACTTTAGTTTCATCTTTGTCTAACTGAAGAAAATTCAATCAGTGAATTGTTCAATACACTCACTAAGAGCTTGCGTGGGATTGTGGTGTGACATGGTTATGTAAATCGTACGGGCTTAGCGATGACTACTCTGGAAGCCATTTTCGGTCATTAATTTCATACACATATCCATTGGCCTGCTGCGGGACATTTCTTATTCTTCTGCTGCTGGTCCATTGTTTCACCTGTTGGTAGTAAAATACAGAGTTTATGTGTATAGTATGAAGGTGTGTGCACATTGGTATATCATGAGACCTTTTTAAGACCAAATGACTTCataactaaaaaaaattaaagactGACTCTTGAGACAAAATGCTGACAGAAGAAGAAATTGTTATATTTTGTTGATGGGGGATCTCACATCACAGACTATAATCAGCTGAAAGAAACCAACTCAAAGTGTGACACTAGTTCTACTCTAGGAATAAAAGCAACTGATGATGGATATGTAGTCTAATACTGGAAATCTAATCAAAACTTCTTCACAGGTACAGTATAATGATTTTTCCATAGAAGTACAGTAGGTATAAGGACTGGTGGAGTTCTTTCTGCAGGTGAGTAAAGTGGATAAGGATAAGAGAAGTTGTGTGTCATCAGTACAGTATAAATGTAAGAATATTAGTAGAGGGAAAAGCATTATGTTGACGTTCTCTAAGGAAAAATATTctgataaaaataattaaaagtaaataGGGCCAGATTAACATTTCACGTTGGAATAAAGGTCTCCtaaattaaaatgttcagattttaaGACATGACATTTGTATCATTGAAATTAAGTTCAAATTCAGTTTTAGGACTTATGGTGTGAGGATCTACAGAGTATGTTTTGACACTGACATGAACTGCTATACACTATTTCCTTAATGAGTGTTTTTTTGCACAgccaagagagaaagaaacattcAAATAGTGAGTAAGGTGTCTTgatttttttgagtttttgtatttctgacaaagagaaattacatttatctTGAGACAACGctggaaaaaatgtgaacagaagaacaagaaaactaATGTTGAAGCTTGATTGTTTCAGTTGAGGGACAAAGCCTGAACACAAATAACCTAACTCAATCAAGCACAAAGTGACTGTATAGAGGTTTGAACTCACCTTTGGGTCAATGAGCCAAGTGAAGATCATGGTGACCATTATGCTGACGGCAGAGGTGACACCAATGATTAACATCAGGGGTAGACACTTCCTCACTGCCATCAGGTTCAGACTCTTTTTTTGATACAGAATATGGTGCCACTTCTGTGAGAAACGATGAAAAGGAAATTGTGGGTTGTGCAAATGAAATGTACTGTCTTCATGCAGATGTTTGTGGCATAGCTTTAACTatagtttctgacttttcacATAGGAAATGGCTCAGTTTAAGTAACAGACATCAGAGTATCCAccattcagatcctttacttatTGAAAGCAGCACTGATGCAATATTAAAGGAGTTCAATCTCCCTGAAGCCTATTTGACCCCAAACATAAGTAATGTCACTAGGTAGAATAACACAAGGTAAATTTCTTTGTCCTTGTCATGTGTATATGTTTTGCCATCTTCATTAAATGTATATAGCTGAGTTTGTTGCAAAGGGAAGGGTTACATTTGCTTTGctaagaggaaaaaatatatcTACAATATTACACTCAGGAGTGATACTAAATATACATATCGTTGATGCATTGTGATGCATTTTAATCTGGCCGTGTTAGAGATCATTTTATATACTGTTGAAAAACTGTTCGCATTTCATAGACTAACCCtgtgtttatgtaaaatcttaatctacAAGTAACTTGTAACTATAGCTGTCCAAATTATGTAGTGGAGTGAAGTCCAATATTTCTATATGAAATGCACTAGTAAGTATAAAGTAGAATTAAATggataactgaaaaaaaagtgcTTACTGTACTGTCGTGGACACCAGGCCTGACATCGGTCACAGTTTTTAAAGGGGTAGATGTGACGGACATAAGCTGGAAACCAGAGACAGCATTGAGTTTGGTTTAATCCATTAGATATATTCCATTATTCAATGTCATTCATCAATCAAAGAACTGTTTTGAATCACCACTCCACCATTTAGtgttataaaaatgtataattttgtctgatcaattaatcacctttattatgttttttgggTTTGATGTGCTGACACATGATCcatgtttgtattgtttgtttcatgCCTGTAATAGCCCAGTTAAGTTTCATATCTCGTCTTGTTTAATGCCTAAATCAATCATAGTGGAAGGTGAACATGCAATTTGTGTGTGGGAACTCAAATGACATAATTTAGAGTCTAGTAagagaaattatattttgttcCAACTGCAGAACAAGTCTTAACTTCAAATGTGACATAACACATTAAAATTTCCCCTGTCCTTTTGTCCTTAtgtctttgttctttcttttcccatGTGTTCTTTAAGCAAATTTTCTTTTGTCTATGCGCGCTAGCAATTTCCTCTATCTTAAAAGCAAAGTAGCAACAAATTAAgccagaggaaaaacagtgcctaaagtttatttttaaagttaGTTAGTTGATCATCTTTACAtctgtattttatcttttattccATGTTAATAGAAGGTAGAAGTAGAAGGGGTTTCTCTGCAGTGGAGAACTTGATCACTTGAATCAGAAGTCATGACTTCAGATATTACACTGATTGGATTAATATGCAGCATGCATGCACTGTATTACATTTGGACTGCTCTCCAACACTGTGAGTTACTTCCCttaaggaataaaaaaaaaggacaaacgCACCTGATACAACAAGTATGTAGACATTGCGTATGTCTTCactttggacattttttttgtagACACATCTGTAGATACCAGAGTCCTCCACGGTCAGATtgctgatggtgatggtgtGCTTCTTCAGAGATCCTCTTTTCTCAACCCTCTTGGAGTATCTGATTCGTGGGGAGATTTTTTCAGGTCCTGGGCTGGAGTGATAGTAAAGCACCTGTTCCTGAGTCTTTGCATCATGATACAGATACATCCCGATTAACTCGTCATTGCTATTGGGAGATTCTGTGAAGGAACACTCCAAGGTGACGCTCTCACCAGACACTTGATACACTGCAGTGTGCTCTGTCAT from Lates calcarifer isolate ASB-BC8 linkage group LG5, TLL_Latcal_v3, whole genome shotgun sequence includes these protein-coding regions:
- the LOC108875859 gene encoding uncharacterized protein LOC108875859 isoform X1 — protein: MSEGRQDTTPSNMDKATEKIADALVSDIIEQVAANLGELLQNVRRWDSEEHATSEVNKDGSSAASLNQQKVQQHLEKFFSMRQVFAEHRGSSLEEVPEEVTSPAMSEVIVTPDYEESTKSASKAKKPVAMPFMNKLKLVWKSHFGRKHSKKVKRTSDRHLSSSPEEKSMDEEDAIESDGEQEASISLFLSPKQVDEVPQPKSELLAETQTDFQEKMRHDQVPRAAADAEGGVSTPDLVDSYSQAFEKASSQTFLVQTIQALPIKDREDIDTTKADGQTIKTPLEPEKEGQEKESKEIRIPETGSSSRLSSRSEESKKAASSASPPCIPPAIYEAANMIVSQVIEQAIRTLESEAKAKRPSSTTIFKTLKTAWNKRFGKRQRNKVTPASQDEAHDESFGLEELFAEPLEVRPAEAEDDRVMEIPSGPSEEDGRTLVSQGGNEAAADQTVVMNSSTMSLVIMRFFQGLTEEQWREVSEGVYNQDVKEKLIDMCVDVLKFTSDSGH
- the LOC108875859 gene encoding uncharacterized protein LOC108875859 isoform X2, whose translation is MSEGRQDTTPSNMDKATEKIADALVSDIIEQVAANLGELLQNVRRWDSEEHATSEVNKDGSSAASLNQQKVQQHLEKFFSMRQVFAEHRGSSLEEVPEEVTSPAMSEVIVTPDYEESTKSASKAKKPVAMPFMNKLKLVWKSHFGRKHSKKVKRTSDRHLSSSPEEKSMDEEDAIESDGEQEASISLFLSPKQVDEVPQPKSELLAETQTDFQEKMRHDQVPRAAADAEGGVSTPDLVDSYSQAFEKASSQTFLVQTIQALPIKDREDIDTTKADGQTIKTPLEPEKEGQEKESKEIRIPETGSSSRLSSRSEESKKAASSASPPCIPPAIYEAANMIVSQVIEQAIRTLESEAKAKRPVSTTIFKTLKTAWNKRFGKRQRNKVTPASQDEAHDESFGLEELFAESLEVRPAEAEDNGVMEIPSGPSEEDGRTLVSQGGNEAAADQTVVMNSSTMSLDNNEIFPGSH